In Cydia strobilella chromosome 6, ilCydStro3.1, whole genome shotgun sequence, one DNA window encodes the following:
- the LOC134742370 gene encoding ecdysone-inducible protein E75 isoform X4: MVLDMGEDLPILKGILNGVVKYHNAPVRFGRVPKREKARILAAMQQSSSSRAHEQAAAAELDDAPRLLARVVRAHLDTCEFTRDRVAAMRARARDCPTYSQPTLACPLNPAPELQSEKEFSQRFAHVIRGVIDFAGLIPGFQLLTQDDKFTLLKSGLFDALFVRLICMFDAPLNSIICLNGQLMKRDSIQSGANARFLVDSTFKFAERMNSMNLTDAEIGLFCAIVLITPDRPGLRNIELVERMHSRLKSCLQNVIAQNRPDRPGFLRELMDTLPDLRTLSTLHTEKLVVFRTEHKELLRQQMWGDEEGCPWADSGVDDSARSPLGSVSSSESGEALGDCGTPLLAATLAGRRRLDSRGSVDEEALGVAHLAHNGLTVTPVRPPPRYRKLDSPTDSGIESGNEKHERIVGPGSGCSSPRSSLEEHSEDRRALAADDMPVLKRVLQAPPLYDASSLMDEAYKPHKKFRAMRRDTGEAEARPMRPTPSPQPAQCPHPGSPAHPAHSPRPLRASLSSTHSVLAKSLMEGPRMTPEQLKRTDIIQQYMRRGEAAAESLLACYRSGSPAPAPAQLALQVDVGDAPQPLNLSKKSPSPPRAFMPPMLEA; this comes from the exons ATGGTCTTAGACATGGGAGAAGACCTGCCAATCCTGAAGGGAATCCTGAATGGAGTTGTGAAATATCACAATGCTc CCGTGCGGTTCGGTCGCGTGCCAAAGCGCGAGAAGGCGCGAATCCTGGCCGCGATGCAGCAGTCGTCCTCGTCGCGCGCGCACGAGCAGGCCGCGGCCGCGGAGCTGGACGACGCTCCGCGGCTGCTGGCGCGGGTAGTGCGCGCACACCTCGACACCTGCGAGTTCACCAGAGATCGCGTCGCCGCCATGCGAGCACGCGCACGTGATTGTCCCACCTATTCACAACCAACTCTG GCATGTCCACTAAACCCGGCGCCAGAGTTGCAATCTGAGAAAGAATTCTCTCAGCGATTCGCCCACGTGATCCGTGGCGTGATCGACTTCGCCGGCCTGATCCCCGGCTTCCAGCTACTCACCCAAGATGACAAGTTCACGCTGCTCAAGAGTGGACTCTTTGACGCACTTTTCGTGCGCCTCATCTGCATGTTCGATGCTCCACTCAACAGCATCATCTGCCTCAACGGCCAGCTTATGAAGCGAGACTCTATTCAGAGCGGTGCCAACGCTCGGTTCCTTGTTGACTCAACATTCAAGTTCGCTGAGCGCATGAACTCCATGAACCTAACTGACGCCGAGATCGGCCTCTTCTGCGCCATAGTCCTCATCACGCCTGACCGACCGGGCCTAAGGAACATTGAACTCGTCGAGCGAATGCACTCGCGCTTGAAGTCGTGCCTGCAGAACGTCATCGCTCAGAACAGACCCGACAGGCCCGGTTTCCTACGGGAGTTAATGGACACTCTTCCTGACTTACGGACGCTCAGCACACTCCATACAGAGAAACTGGTCGTATTCAGGACAGAGCACAAAGAACTTTTGAGACAACAAATGTGGGGTGATGAAGAAGGTTGCCCATGGGCGGATTCCGGGGTGGATGACTCTGCTCGAAGCCCATTAGGCTCAGTATCCAGCAGCGAATCTGGTGAAGCGCTCGGTGATTGCGGAACTCCCCTGCTCGCCGCAACACTGGCTGGCAGACGGCGGCTCGACTCACGAGGCTCCGTCGACGAGGAGGCCCTCGGCGTGGCGCACTTAGCCCACAATGGTCTCACGGTCACGCCAGTGCGCCCTCCTCCGCGCTACCGCAAGCTAGACTCGCCCACAGATTCCGGCATCGAGTCCGGTAATGAGAAACATGAGCGCATCGTCGGGCCCGGATCGGGCTGCTCCAGCCCGCGCTCGTCACTCGAAGAGCACTCTGAAGACAGGCGGGCACTCGCCGCCGATGACATGCCCGTGCTAAAGCGTGTCCTTCAGGCGCCGCCCCTATATGACGCCTCCTCTCTAATGGACGAGGCCTACAAGCCCCACAAAAAGTTCCGAGCGATGCGCCGCGACACCGGCGAGGCGGAGGCGCGGCCGATGCGGCCGACGCCGTCGCCGCAGCCCGCGCAGTGCCCGCACCCGGGCAGCCCGGCGCACCCCGCGCACTCGCCCCGACCGTTGCGGGCATCGCTCTCGTCGACGCACTCTGTGCTGGCTAAAAGCCTCATGGAGGGCCCGCGCATGACTCCCGAGCAGCTGAAGCGCACTGACATCATCCAGCAGTACATGCGCCGCGGTGAGGCTGCGGCCGAGAGCCTGCTGGCCTGCTACCGCAGCGGCtcgcccgcgcccgcccccgctCAACTCGCGCTGCAGGTGGACGTCGGCGACGCGCCGCAGCCCCTCAACCTCTCCAAGAAGTCACCATCGCCGCCGCGTGCATTCATGCCCCCCATGCTGGAGGCGTGA
- the LOC134742370 gene encoding ecdysone-inducible protein E75 isoform X3, translated as MIPAAMTVTECRKYEPCQQPSDADVLLGRVLAEFDGTTVLCRVCGDKASGFHYGVHSCEGCKGFFRRSIQQKIQYRPCTKNQQCSILRINRNRCQYCRLKKCIAVGMSRDAVRFGRVPKREKARILAAMQQSSSSRAHEQAAAAELDDAPRLLARVVRAHLDTCEFTRDRVAAMRARARDCPTYSQPTLACPLNPAPELQSEKEFSQRFAHVIRGVIDFAGLIPGFQLLTQDDKFTLLKSGLFDALFVRLICMFDAPLNSIICLNGQLMKRDSIQSGANARFLVDSTFKFAERMNSMNLTDAEIGLFCAIVLITPDRPGLRNIELVERMHSRLKSCLQNVIAQNRPDRPGFLRELMDTLPDLRTLSTLHTEKLVVFRTEHKELLRQQMWGDEEGCPWADSGVDDSARSPLGSVSSSESGEALGDCGTPLLAATLAGRRRLDSRGSVDEEALGVAHLAHNGLTVTPVRPPPRYRKLDSPTDSGIESGNEKHERIVGPGSGCSSPRSSLEEHSEDRRALAADDMPVLKRVLQAPPLYDASSLMDEAYKPHKKFRAMRRDTGEAEARPMRPTPSPQPAQCPHPGSPAHPAHSPRPLRASLSSTHSVLAKSLMEGPRMTPEQLKRTDIIQQYMRRGEAAAESLLACYRSGSPAPAPAQLALQVDVGDAPQPLNLSKKSPSPPRAFMPPMLEA; from the exons GGTTTCTTCAGGCGGTCCATCCAACAGAAGATCCAGTACCGACCCTGTACGAAAAACCAGCAGTGCTCCATCCTTAGAATCAACAGAAATCGGTGTCAATATTGCCGGTTGAAAAAATGCATCGCCGTGGGCATGAGCAGAGATG CCGTGCGGTTCGGTCGCGTGCCAAAGCGCGAGAAGGCGCGAATCCTGGCCGCGATGCAGCAGTCGTCCTCGTCGCGCGCGCACGAGCAGGCCGCGGCCGCGGAGCTGGACGACGCTCCGCGGCTGCTGGCGCGGGTAGTGCGCGCACACCTCGACACCTGCGAGTTCACCAGAGATCGCGTCGCCGCCATGCGAGCACGCGCACGTGATTGTCCCACCTATTCACAACCAACTCTG GCATGTCCACTAAACCCGGCGCCAGAGTTGCAATCTGAGAAAGAATTCTCTCAGCGATTCGCCCACGTGATCCGTGGCGTGATCGACTTCGCCGGCCTGATCCCCGGCTTCCAGCTACTCACCCAAGATGACAAGTTCACGCTGCTCAAGAGTGGACTCTTTGACGCACTTTTCGTGCGCCTCATCTGCATGTTCGATGCTCCACTCAACAGCATCATCTGCCTCAACGGCCAGCTTATGAAGCGAGACTCTATTCAGAGCGGTGCCAACGCTCGGTTCCTTGTTGACTCAACATTCAAGTTCGCTGAGCGCATGAACTCCATGAACCTAACTGACGCCGAGATCGGCCTCTTCTGCGCCATAGTCCTCATCACGCCTGACCGACCGGGCCTAAGGAACATTGAACTCGTCGAGCGAATGCACTCGCGCTTGAAGTCGTGCCTGCAGAACGTCATCGCTCAGAACAGACCCGACAGGCCCGGTTTCCTACGGGAGTTAATGGACACTCTTCCTGACTTACGGACGCTCAGCACACTCCATACAGAGAAACTGGTCGTATTCAGGACAGAGCACAAAGAACTTTTGAGACAACAAATGTGGGGTGATGAAGAAGGTTGCCCATGGGCGGATTCCGGGGTGGATGACTCTGCTCGAAGCCCATTAGGCTCAGTATCCAGCAGCGAATCTGGTGAAGCGCTCGGTGATTGCGGAACTCCCCTGCTCGCCGCAACACTGGCTGGCAGACGGCGGCTCGACTCACGAGGCTCCGTCGACGAGGAGGCCCTCGGCGTGGCGCACTTAGCCCACAATGGTCTCACGGTCACGCCAGTGCGCCCTCCTCCGCGCTACCGCAAGCTAGACTCGCCCACAGATTCCGGCATCGAGTCCGGTAATGAGAAACATGAGCGCATCGTCGGGCCCGGATCGGGCTGCTCCAGCCCGCGCTCGTCACTCGAAGAGCACTCTGAAGACAGGCGGGCACTCGCCGCCGATGACATGCCCGTGCTAAAGCGTGTCCTTCAGGCGCCGCCCCTATATGACGCCTCCTCTCTAATGGACGAGGCCTACAAGCCCCACAAAAAGTTCCGAGCGATGCGCCGCGACACCGGCGAGGCGGAGGCGCGGCCGATGCGGCCGACGCCGTCGCCGCAGCCCGCGCAGTGCCCGCACCCGGGCAGCCCGGCGCACCCCGCGCACTCGCCCCGACCGTTGCGGGCATCGCTCTCGTCGACGCACTCTGTGCTGGCTAAAAGCCTCATGGAGGGCCCGCGCATGACTCCCGAGCAGCTGAAGCGCACTGACATCATCCAGCAGTACATGCGCCGCGGTGAGGCTGCGGCCGAGAGCCTGCTGGCCTGCTACCGCAGCGGCtcgcccgcgcccgcccccgctCAACTCGCGCTGCAGGTGGACGTCGGCGACGCGCCGCAGCCCCTCAACCTCTCCAAGAAGTCACCATCGCCGCCGCGTGCATTCATGCCCCCCATGCTGGAGGCGTGA
- the LOC134742370 gene encoding ecdysone-inducible protein E75 isoform X2 encodes MTLVMSPDSSYGRYEALPADGGMINPAHREREPELHIEFDGTTVLCRVCGDKASGFHYGVHSCEGCKGFFRRSIQQKIQYRPCTKNQQCSILRINRNRCQYCRLKKCIAVGMSRDAVRFGRVPKREKARILAAMQQSSSSRAHEQAAAAELDDAPRLLARVVRAHLDTCEFTRDRVAAMRARARDCPTYSQPTLACPLNPAPELQSEKEFSQRFAHVIRGVIDFAGLIPGFQLLTQDDKFTLLKSGLFDALFVRLICMFDAPLNSIICLNGQLMKRDSIQSGANARFLVDSTFKFAERMNSMNLTDAEIGLFCAIVLITPDRPGLRNIELVERMHSRLKSCLQNVIAQNRPDRPGFLRELMDTLPDLRTLSTLHTEKLVVFRTEHKELLRQQMWGDEEGCPWADSGVDDSARSPLGSVSSSESGEALGDCGTPLLAATLAGRRRLDSRGSVDEEALGVAHLAHNGLTVTPVRPPPRYRKLDSPTDSGIESGNEKHERIVGPGSGCSSPRSSLEEHSEDRRALAADDMPVLKRVLQAPPLYDASSLMDEAYKPHKKFRAMRRDTGEAEARPMRPTPSPQPAQCPHPGSPAHPAHSPRPLRASLSSTHSVLAKSLMEGPRMTPEQLKRTDIIQQYMRRGEAAAESLLACYRSGSPAPAPAQLALQVDVGDAPQPLNLSKKSPSPPRAFMPPMLEA; translated from the exons GGTTTCTTCAGGCGGTCCATCCAACAGAAGATCCAGTACCGACCCTGTACGAAAAACCAGCAGTGCTCCATCCTTAGAATCAACAGAAATCGGTGTCAATATTGCCGGTTGAAAAAATGCATCGCCGTGGGCATGAGCAGAGATG CCGTGCGGTTCGGTCGCGTGCCAAAGCGCGAGAAGGCGCGAATCCTGGCCGCGATGCAGCAGTCGTCCTCGTCGCGCGCGCACGAGCAGGCCGCGGCCGCGGAGCTGGACGACGCTCCGCGGCTGCTGGCGCGGGTAGTGCGCGCACACCTCGACACCTGCGAGTTCACCAGAGATCGCGTCGCCGCCATGCGAGCACGCGCACGTGATTGTCCCACCTATTCACAACCAACTCTG GCATGTCCACTAAACCCGGCGCCAGAGTTGCAATCTGAGAAAGAATTCTCTCAGCGATTCGCCCACGTGATCCGTGGCGTGATCGACTTCGCCGGCCTGATCCCCGGCTTCCAGCTACTCACCCAAGATGACAAGTTCACGCTGCTCAAGAGTGGACTCTTTGACGCACTTTTCGTGCGCCTCATCTGCATGTTCGATGCTCCACTCAACAGCATCATCTGCCTCAACGGCCAGCTTATGAAGCGAGACTCTATTCAGAGCGGTGCCAACGCTCGGTTCCTTGTTGACTCAACATTCAAGTTCGCTGAGCGCATGAACTCCATGAACCTAACTGACGCCGAGATCGGCCTCTTCTGCGCCATAGTCCTCATCACGCCTGACCGACCGGGCCTAAGGAACATTGAACTCGTCGAGCGAATGCACTCGCGCTTGAAGTCGTGCCTGCAGAACGTCATCGCTCAGAACAGACCCGACAGGCCCGGTTTCCTACGGGAGTTAATGGACACTCTTCCTGACTTACGGACGCTCAGCACACTCCATACAGAGAAACTGGTCGTATTCAGGACAGAGCACAAAGAACTTTTGAGACAACAAATGTGGGGTGATGAAGAAGGTTGCCCATGGGCGGATTCCGGGGTGGATGACTCTGCTCGAAGCCCATTAGGCTCAGTATCCAGCAGCGAATCTGGTGAAGCGCTCGGTGATTGCGGAACTCCCCTGCTCGCCGCAACACTGGCTGGCAGACGGCGGCTCGACTCACGAGGCTCCGTCGACGAGGAGGCCCTCGGCGTGGCGCACTTAGCCCACAATGGTCTCACGGTCACGCCAGTGCGCCCTCCTCCGCGCTACCGCAAGCTAGACTCGCCCACAGATTCCGGCATCGAGTCCGGTAATGAGAAACATGAGCGCATCGTCGGGCCCGGATCGGGCTGCTCCAGCCCGCGCTCGTCACTCGAAGAGCACTCTGAAGACAGGCGGGCACTCGCCGCCGATGACATGCCCGTGCTAAAGCGTGTCCTTCAGGCGCCGCCCCTATATGACGCCTCCTCTCTAATGGACGAGGCCTACAAGCCCCACAAAAAGTTCCGAGCGATGCGCCGCGACACCGGCGAGGCGGAGGCGCGGCCGATGCGGCCGACGCCGTCGCCGCAGCCCGCGCAGTGCCCGCACCCGGGCAGCCCGGCGCACCCCGCGCACTCGCCCCGACCGTTGCGGGCATCGCTCTCGTCGACGCACTCTGTGCTGGCTAAAAGCCTCATGGAGGGCCCGCGCATGACTCCCGAGCAGCTGAAGCGCACTGACATCATCCAGCAGTACATGCGCCGCGGTGAGGCTGCGGCCGAGAGCCTGCTGGCCTGCTACCGCAGCGGCtcgcccgcgcccgcccccgctCAACTCGCGCTGCAGGTGGACGTCGGCGACGCGCCGCAGCCCCTCAACCTCTCCAAGAAGTCACCATCGCCGCCGCGTGCATTCATGCCCCCCATGCTGGAGGCGTGA